A single Parabacteroides timonensis DNA region contains:
- a CDS encoding tyrosine-protein phosphatase, with product MKKNLSYYLLLLFCVSGLFVSCGDDDDEKPTIGYSGKDISGDAGIARDKETKKAVLSVTSDKAWELYAGSTAEDIDMNTPCLTGDGKGSFDLSVDAAKRQLFLFKNSEGQALLAETLLPVHGYNFRDLGGIKTSEGKFVRWGRLFRTDEMNKLDDADLAYLGSTGLKTVVDFRTSTEKEGGLGGMLPAAPDKLPSTVKNPYNLEINAGNIFSDEIIGSISKGLSEEETAQIMIDGYIEMVSYDDYVAKYKEFFKYLQDANSLPLSYHCSAGKDRTGVATMLILSALGVDKETIMKDYMLSKEYIKGKYDSYLKYYPQIAPLVTVDEKYLNAAYNKIDEKYGSMTKFLTETLGVDLDKMKQLYLY from the coding sequence ATGAAAAAGAATTTATCTTACTATTTACTGTTACTTTTTTGTGTCTCCGGACTGTTTGTTTCTTGTGGAGACGATGATGATGAAAAACCCACTATCGGCTATTCCGGAAAAGACATAAGCGGAGATGCCGGGATTGCCCGCGATAAAGAAACGAAGAAAGCCGTTTTGAGCGTGACTTCCGATAAGGCATGGGAATTATATGCCGGTTCTACCGCTGAAGATATCGATATGAATACTCCTTGCCTGACCGGCGATGGAAAAGGTTCGTTCGATTTGAGCGTCGATGCTGCGAAACGACAGCTTTTCTTATTCAAGAACTCGGAAGGCCAGGCTTTGTTGGCTGAAACTCTTTTGCCTGTTCATGGATATAACTTCAGAGATCTGGGTGGTATAAAAACCAGTGAAGGCAAATTTGTACGCTGGGGAAGATTGTTCCGTACCGACGAAATGAACAAACTGGATGATGCTGATCTTGCTTATCTAGGAAGTACAGGATTGAAGACCGTTGTCGACTTCCGTACTTCAACGGAAAAAGAAGGCGGACTGGGTGGTATGTTACCGGCAGCTCCTGACAAATTGCCATCTACGGTAAAAAACCCTTATAATCTAGAAATCAATGCCGGTAATATATTTTCTGATGAGATTATCGGAAGCATATCGAAAGGCCTTAGTGAGGAGGAAACTGCTCAGATCATGATAGATGGTTATATTGAAATGGTAAGTTATGATGATTATGTGGCCAAGTACAAAGAATTTTTTAAATATCTCCAGGATGCTAATTCACTACCGTTAAGTTACCATTGTTCGGCAGGTAAAGACCGTACGGGAGTGGCAACCATGCTTATTCTATCAGCTCTCGGTGTAGATAAAGAAACGATAATGAAAGATTATATGCTAAGCAAGGAATATATTAAAGGTAAGTATGATTCATATTTGAAATACTATCCTCAAATTGCCCCGTTAGTCACCGTTGACGAAAAATATCTGAATGCCGCCTACAATAAAATAGATGAAAAGTACGGTTCCATGACTAAGTTCCTTACTGAAACATTAGGTGTGGATCTCGATAAAATGAAACAGCTATACTTATATTGA
- a CDS encoding sensor histidine kinase, translated as MKKNKKLKVLIGVLVFNVLFALIFKWWTAGNPFQLSTVLLCATMSILVWVSLGISNWFFGYYLSMPIRKVKKIIVPVFLVFMLIILLISLIVISLQIYVFYLITGLDTTHFMSNLFEVEFPQTIKYYSVCALMASAFFFYSIWRQAVDREQQLREENLKYKYRTLKTQVNPHFLFNSLNTLSEIIYVDTKKADCYIQQLAGIYRYILDHEETDLVPLEDEIRFVSRYFDLQKERDGDKIQLEMNVRDTEKYSIVPISLQILVENALKHNSVSEENPLRIVIHNEEEPFIVITNNIQKRNTLKGSPGTGLANLKERVKLIMGKEMTVETDNNRFTVKLPIKGI; from the coding sequence ATGAAAAAGAACAAAAAACTGAAAGTACTTATCGGGGTATTGGTATTTAACGTCTTGTTTGCCCTGATTTTTAAATGGTGGACAGCCGGAAATCCATTCCAACTGTCGACAGTGCTCCTCTGTGCTACTATGTCTATTCTGGTTTGGGTCTCGTTGGGTATCAGCAACTGGTTTTTCGGTTACTACTTGTCTATGCCCATCAGGAAAGTGAAGAAGATCATTGTACCGGTGTTCCTTGTTTTCATGCTTATCATCTTGCTGATCTCTCTTATTGTTATCAGTTTACAGATCTATGTGTTTTATCTGATTACGGGATTGGATACCACTCACTTTATGAGTAACTTGTTTGAGGTGGAGTTTCCACAGACCATCAAATACTACTCAGTCTGCGCTTTGATGGCTTCCGCTTTCTTCTTTTACAGTATCTGGCGGCAAGCGGTGGACCGTGAACAGCAACTGAGGGAAGAAAACCTGAAATATAAATATCGGACACTTAAGACACAGGTCAACCCTCATTTCCTGTTCAACAGCTTGAATACACTCTCTGAAATTATCTATGTGGATACTAAGAAGGCGGATTGCTATATTCAGCAGTTAGCCGGTATCTACAGGTATATCCTGGATCATGAGGAAACCGATCTGGTTCCGCTGGAAGACGAAATAAGATTTGTCAGTCGGTATTTCGATCTCCAAAAGGAACGCGACGGGGACAAGATTCAATTGGAAATGAATGTCCGGGATACTGAAAAGTACAGTATAGTCCCTATCTCTTTGCAGATATTGGTCGAGAATGCCCTCAAGCATAATTCGGTTTCTGAAGAGAATCCCCTAAGGATTGTTATCCATAATGAAGAAGAGCCGTTTATCGTCATTACCAATAACATACAAAAAAGGAATACGTTGAAGGGCTCTCCCGGAACTGGATTGGCCAATCTGAAGGAAAGGGTAAAGTTGATCATGGGAAAAGAAATGACAGTGGAAACTGATAACAATCGGTTTACAGTAAAACTACCAATCAAAGGCATATAA